From a single Elusimicrobiales bacterium genomic region:
- a CDS encoding glycosyltransferase, translated as MQKKIAILYAREPSGHVSAARAVQESLAARGAQAVRVNLSHDLYRLPGRLTGALYVEMLRYTPFVWELLYDDALVRAFAIPVKKLFFHKSARKLSALLAEHGFDAAVCTHSLPCFVLSRARMDIPVFAVLTDFSAHHFWPEKGVAGYFVHEESARRDLISRGIAPERVAATGIPVRGAYLNAPPRQHALHQLDLDPSLPCALLCGGSKGLGHMEEGLAALGRVPGLQIIASCGANEPLRKKLSDAARGARHIRVLGETDTLDAAMGAADFIAGKTGGITCSEALAMGKPLLIFAPLPGQEARNARFLISRGAAFHAANAAQLRDVAEKLTRDAAYRGGILPAMSALARPRAADEIAETVLSSLCA; from the coding sequence ATGCAAAAGAAAATAGCCATACTCTACGCCAGGGAACCCTCCGGCCATGTAAGCGCGGCCCGCGCCGTGCAGGAAAGCCTGGCCGCGCGCGGCGCGCAGGCCGTGCGGGTGAACCTGTCGCACGATTTATACCGGCTGCCGGGCCGGCTCACCGGCGCGCTGTATGTGGAAATGCTGCGCTACACCCCCTTTGTCTGGGAACTGCTCTACGACGACGCGCTGGTGCGCGCGTTCGCCATTCCGGTAAAAAAACTGTTTTTTCACAAAAGCGCGCGCAAGCTCAGCGCCCTGCTGGCGGAGCACGGCTTTGACGCGGCGGTATGCACGCATTCGCTGCCGTGCTTTGTGCTCTCGCGCGCGAGAATGGACATTCCGGTGTTTGCCGTGCTGACAGATTTCAGCGCGCATCATTTCTGGCCGGAAAAAGGCGTGGCGGGATATTTCGTGCACGAGGAAAGCGCGCGGCGGGACCTTATCTCCCGCGGCATCGCGCCGGAGCGGGTGGCGGCCACCGGCATTCCCGTGCGCGGAGCGTATCTGAACGCCCCGCCGCGCCAGCATGCGCTGCACCAGCTGGATTTAGACCCGTCCCTTCCCTGCGCGCTTTTATGCGGCGGCAGCAAGGGGCTGGGGCATATGGAGGAAGGGCTTGCCGCGCTGGGCAGGGTCCCCGGGCTTCAGATAATAGCCTCCTGCGGCGCCAACGAGCCGCTGCGCAAAAAACTATCAGACGCGGCGCGCGGCGCGCGGCATATCCGCGTGCTGGGCGAGACCGACACTCTTGACGCCGCCATGGGCGCGGCGGATTTTATCGCCGGAAAGACCGGGGGAATCACCTGCTCAGAGGCGCTGGCCATGGGCAAGCCGCTGCTGATATTTGCGCCGCTGCCCGGGCAGGAGGCGCGCAACGCCCGGTTCCTTATTTCGCGCGGCGCGGCCTTCCATGCCGCAAACGCCGCGCAATTGCGCGATGTGGCGGAAAAACTGACGCGGGACGCCGCATACCGAGGCGGCATTCTGCCTGCGATGTCCGCGCTGGCGCGCCCCCGCGCCGCGGACGAGATTGCCGAGACTGTGCTTTCCTCGCTATGCGCGTAG
- the rlmN gene encoding 23S rRNA (adenine(2503)-C(2))-methyltransferase RlmN, whose translation MRVAARQVSALDGTTKLLLRCADGALSEAVVLFNKNRVSACLSSQSGCACGCAFCATGRLGFARNLTAEEIITQYEQCRLVAPPESIVFMGMGEPLLNWENLKQAILALCDQRGVNFPQSRITVSTVGITPVMRELAHSELKVRLAVSLVTADENERAKLVPVSARYPLGEIIAAARHYCEERKRQVFFEYILLGGLNDSPEDARKLLSLIDGVDCKINLIPYNAAGGGDFAPPSAEKAMEFQKTIMAAGIRAYLRREKGSDIKAACGQLAGAA comes from the coding sequence ATGCGCGTAGCAGCCAGGCAGGTTTCCGCGCTGGACGGCACAACAAAACTGCTGCTCCGCTGCGCCGACGGCGCATTGTCCGAGGCCGTGGTTTTATTCAACAAAAACAGGGTGTCGGCCTGCCTGTCGTCCCAGTCCGGCTGCGCATGCGGCTGCGCCTTCTGCGCCACCGGGCGGCTGGGATTTGCGCGCAACCTCACGGCGGAAGAGATAATAACCCAATACGAGCAATGCCGCCTCGTCGCCCCGCCGGAGAGCATTGTCTTTATGGGGATGGGCGAGCCGCTGCTGAACTGGGAAAACCTCAAACAGGCCATACTCGCGCTTTGCGACCAGCGGGGCGTCAATTTCCCGCAAAGCAGAATTACGGTCTCAACCGTCGGGATAACGCCCGTCATGCGCGAACTGGCGCATTCGGAGCTTAAGGTGCGGCTGGCGGTGTCGCTTGTTACGGCGGACGAAAATGAAAGGGCGAAACTTGTGCCTGTAAGCGCGCGCTATCCGCTGGGAGAAATAATCGCCGCCGCGCGCCATTACTGCGAGGAAAGGAAAAGGCAGGTGTTTTTTGAATACATTCTCTTAGGCGGATTAAACGATTCGCCGGAGGACGCGCGGAAACTGCTGTCCCTGATTGACGGCGTTGACTGCAAAATCAACCTCATCCCGTATAATGCCGCCGGAGGGGGGGATTTCGCCCCGCCGTCCGCGGAAAAGGCAATGGAATTCCAAAAAACAATAATGGCCGCCGGAATAAGGGCCTATCTGCGCCGGGAAAAAGGCTCGGACATCAAAGCCGCCTGCGGCCAGCTTGCGGGGGCAGCATGA